The Papaver somniferum cultivar HN1 chromosome 3, ASM357369v1, whole genome shotgun sequence genome includes a region encoding these proteins:
- the LOC113356462 gene encoding F-box protein SKP2A-like isoform X2, with amino-acid sequence MWFGSVYAAFDLLSVVLFTQNGLIYFWAPAAFVITVVIVVLMISLLFFLLLCRWCKNNMNNLLLSLAPKFTKLQTLSLRQSTPQLEDNSIEAIASWCHDLTDLDLSKSLKLTDSSLYAVAHCCPLLTKLNISGCPTFGDAALAYLTSFCKNLKSLNLCGCVKAASDRALQAISYNCSQMQYLNLGWCDSVTDAGVTSLAFGCPDLRSLDLCGCVLITDESVIALASKCIHLRSLGLYYCQNITDKAMYSLANSRSKSSTVKRDNDLWESVKSSSTSSNSSQSRYKNDEEGLEKLNISQCTALTPPAVQAVCDSFPSLHTCAGRHSLIISGCLNLTSVHCLCALQARRVATSNLTSHPHAH; translated from the exons ATGTGGTTTGGCTCCGTGTATGCTGCGTTTGATCTTCTTTCTGTTGTGTTATTCACGCAAAATGGCTTGATATATTTTTGGGCACCAGCTGCATTTGTAATCACCGTTGTCATAGTTGTTCTTATGATTTCtctattgttttttcttttgttgtgcagatg GTGCAAAAATAACATGAACAACCTTTTGCTGTCACTAGCGCCCAAGTTCACGAAGTTACAGACTCTATCCTTGCGCCAAAGTACACCCCAACTTGAGGATAACTCTATTGAGGCTATCGCGAGCTGGTGTCATGATCTTACAGACTTGGATCTTAGCAAAAGCCTCAAGCTTACTGATAGCTCCCTGTATGCAGTAGCCCATTGCTGTCCTCTACTGACTAAGCTTAACATCAGTGGTTGTCCGACCTTTGGTGACGCGGCTCTTGCGTATCTGACTAGTTTCTGCAAGAACTTGAAAAGCCTGAACCTCTGTGGGTGTGTGAAAGCTGCATCTGACAGAGCCCTGCAG GCTATTTCATACAATTGCAGCCAAATGCAGTATTTGAACCTTGGATGGTGCGACAGTGTTACTGATGCAGGAGTGACGAGTTTAGCATTTGGATGCCCGGATCTTAGGTCGTTGGACTTGTGTGGCTGCGTCCTTATAACAG ATGAGAGTGTGATTGCTTTGGCGAGTAAGTGCATTCATTTGAGATCTCTTGGGTTATACTACTGCCAGAACATTACGGACAAGGCAATGTATTCTCTAGCCAACAGCCGATCTAAGAGCAGCACTGTGAAGCGTGATAATGATTTGTGGGAGTCTGTCAAAAGCAGCAGTACCAGTAGTAACAGTAGCCAAAGCAGGTACAAAAATGACGAAGAGGGGTTGGAAAAGCTAAACATCAGCCAGTGTACTGCTCTCACTCCTCCAGCTGTTCAGGCTGTTTGTGACTCGTTCCCTTCTCTCCATACCTGCGCTGGGCGGCATTCCCTCATTATCAGTGGCTGTCTTAACCTAACATCTGTTCACTGTTTATGTGCTCTCCAAGCACGTCGTGTTGCTACCAGCAATCTTACTTCTCATCCTCATGCTCACTAG